In Chlorocebus sabaeus isolate Y175 chromosome 19, mChlSab1.0.hap1, whole genome shotgun sequence, a single genomic region encodes these proteins:
- the LIMK2 gene encoding LIM domain kinase 2 isoform X3 — translation MTGPFMVAGEFKYHPECFACMSCKVIIEDGDAYALVQHATLYCGKCHNEVVLAPMFERLSTESVQDQLPYSVTLISMPATTEGRRGFSVSVESACSNYATTVQVKEVNRMHISPNNRNAIHPGDRILEINGTPVRTLQVEEVEDAISQTSQTLQLLIEHDPVSQRLDQLRLEARLAPHMQNAGHPHTLSTLDTKENLEGTLRRRSLRRSNSISRSPGPSSPKEPLLFSRDISRSESLRCSSSYSQQIFRPCDLIHGEVLGKGFFGQAIKVTHKATGKVMVMKELIRCDEETQKTFLTEVKVMRSLDHPNVLKFIGVLYKDKKLNLLTEYIEGGTLKDFLRNMDPFPWQQKVRFAKGIASGMAYLHSMCIIHRDLNSHNCLIKLDKTVVVADFGLSRLIVEERKRPPMEKATTKKRTLRKNDRKKRYTVVGNPYWMAPEMLNGKSYDETVDIFSFGIVLCEIIGQVYADPDCLPRTLDFGLNVKLFWEKFVPTDCPPAFFPLAAICCRLEPESRPAFSKLEDSFEALSLYLGELGIPLPAELEELDHTVSMQYGLTRDSPP, via the exons ATGACAGGGCCTTTTATG GTGGCTGGGGAGTTCAAGTACCACCCAGAGTGCTTTGCCTGTATGAGCTGCAAGGTGATCATCGAGGATGGGGATGCATATGCACTGGTGCAGCACGCCACCCTCTACTG TGGGAAGTGCCACAATGAGGTGGTGCTGGCACCCATGTTTGAGAGACTCTCCACAGAGTCTGTTCAGGACCAGCTGCCCTACTCTGTCACGCTCATCTCCATGCCAGCCACCACTGAAGGCAGGCGGGGCTTCTCCGTGTCCGTGGAGAGTGCCTGCTCCAACTACGCCACCACTGTGCAAGTGAAAGA GGTCAACCGGATGCACATCAGTCCCAACAATCGCAATGCCATCCACCCTGGGGACCGCATCCTGGAGATCAATGGGACCCCGGTCCGCACACTTCAGGTGGAGGAG GTGGAGGATGCAATTAGCCAGACGAGCCAGACACTTCAGCTGTTGATTGAACATGACCCCGTCTCCCAACGCCTGGACCAGCTGCGACTGGAGGCCCGGCTCGCTCCTCACATGCAGAATGCTGGACACCCCCACACCCTCAGCACCCTGGACACCAAGGAGAATCTGGAGGGGACACTGAGGAGACGTTCCCTGAG GCGCAGTAACAGCATCTCCAGGTCCCCTGGCCCCAGCTCCCCAAAGGAGCCCCTGCTGTTCAGCCGTGACATCAGCCGCTCAGAATCCCTTCGTTGTTCCAGCAGCTATTCACAGCAGATCTTCCGGCCCTGTGACCTAATCCACGGGGAGGTCCTGGGGAAGGGCTTCTTTGGGCAGGCTATCAAG GTGACACACAAAGCCACGGGCAAAGTGATGGTCATGAAAGAGTTAATTCGATGTGATGAGGAGACCCAGAAAACTTTTCTGACTGAG GTGAAAGTGATGCGCAGCCTGGACCACCCCAATGTGCTCAAGTTCATTGGTGTGCTGTACAAGGATAAGAAGCTGAACCTTCTGACAGAGTACATTGAGGGGGGCACACTGAAGGACTTCTTGCGCAATATG GATCCATTCCCCTGGCAGCAGAAGGTCAGGTTTGCCAAAGGAATTGCCTCTGGAATG GCCTATTTGCACTCTATGTGTATCATCCACCGGGATCTGAACTCTCACAACTGCCTCATCAAGTTG GACAAGACTGTGGTGGTGGCAGACTTTGGGCTGTCACGGCTCATAGTGGAAGAGAGGAAAAGGCCCCCCATGGAGAAGGCCACCACCAAGAAACGCACCTTGCGCAAGAACGACCGCAAGAAGCGCTACACGGTGGTGGGAAACCCCTACTGGATGGCCCCTGAGATGCTGAATG GAAAGAGCTATGATGAGACGGTGGATATCTTCTCCTTTGGGATCGTTCTCTGTGAG ATCATTGGGCAAGTGTATGCAGATCCTGACTGCCTTCCCCGAACACTGGACTTTGGCCTCAACGTGAAGCTTTTCTGGGAGAAGTTTGTTCCCACAGATTGTCCCCCAGCCTTCTTCCCCCTGGCCGCCATCTGCTGCAGACTGGAGCCTGAGAGCAG ACCAGCATTCTCAAAACTGGAGGACTCCTTTGAGGCCCTCTCCCTATACCTGGGGGAGCTGGGCATCCCGCTGCCTGCAGAGCTGGAGGAGTTGGACCACACTGTGAGCATGCAGTACGGCCTGACCCGGGACTCACCTCCCTAG
- the LIMK2 gene encoding LIM domain kinase 2 isoform X1: protein MSALAGEDVWRCPGCGDHIAPSQIWYRTVNETWHGSCFRCSECQDSLTNWYYEKDGKLYCPKDYWGKFGEFCHGCSLLMTGPFMVAGEFKYHPECFACMSCKVIIEDGDAYALVQHATLYCGKCHNEVVLAPMFERLSTESVQDQLPYSVTLISMPATTEGRRGFSVSVESACSNYATTVQVKEVNRMHISPNNRNAIHPGDRILEINGTPVRTLQVEEVEDAISQTSQTLQLLIEHDPVSQRLDQLRLEARLAPHMQNAGHPHTLSTLDTKENLEGTLRRRSLRRSNSISRSPGPSSPKEPLLFSRDISRSESLRCSSSYSQQIFRPCDLIHGEVLGKGFFGQAIKVTHKATGKVMVMKELIRCDEETQKTFLTEVKVMRSLDHPNVLKFIGVLYKDKKLNLLTEYIEGGTLKDFLRNMDPFPWQQKVRFAKGIASGMAYLHSMCIIHRDLNSHNCLIKLDKTVVVADFGLSRLIVEERKRPPMEKATTKKRTLRKNDRKKRYTVVGNPYWMAPEMLNGKSYDETVDIFSFGIVLCEIIGQVYADPDCLPRTLDFGLNVKLFWEKFVPTDCPPAFFPLAAICCRLEPESRPAFSKLEDSFEALSLYLGELGIPLPAELEELDHTVSMQYGLTRDSPP, encoded by the exons GTGTTCAGAATGCCAGGATTCCCTCACCAACTGGTACTACGAGAAAGATGGGAAGCTCTATTGCCCCAAGGACTACTGGGGGAAGTTTGGGGAGTTCTGTCATGGGTGCTCCCTGCTGATGACAGGGCCTTTTATG GTGGCTGGGGAGTTCAAGTACCACCCAGAGTGCTTTGCCTGTATGAGCTGCAAGGTGATCATCGAGGATGGGGATGCATATGCACTGGTGCAGCACGCCACCCTCTACTG TGGGAAGTGCCACAATGAGGTGGTGCTGGCACCCATGTTTGAGAGACTCTCCACAGAGTCTGTTCAGGACCAGCTGCCCTACTCTGTCACGCTCATCTCCATGCCAGCCACCACTGAAGGCAGGCGGGGCTTCTCCGTGTCCGTGGAGAGTGCCTGCTCCAACTACGCCACCACTGTGCAAGTGAAAGA GGTCAACCGGATGCACATCAGTCCCAACAATCGCAATGCCATCCACCCTGGGGACCGCATCCTGGAGATCAATGGGACCCCGGTCCGCACACTTCAGGTGGAGGAG GTGGAGGATGCAATTAGCCAGACGAGCCAGACACTTCAGCTGTTGATTGAACATGACCCCGTCTCCCAACGCCTGGACCAGCTGCGACTGGAGGCCCGGCTCGCTCCTCACATGCAGAATGCTGGACACCCCCACACCCTCAGCACCCTGGACACCAAGGAGAATCTGGAGGGGACACTGAGGAGACGTTCCCTGAG GCGCAGTAACAGCATCTCCAGGTCCCCTGGCCCCAGCTCCCCAAAGGAGCCCCTGCTGTTCAGCCGTGACATCAGCCGCTCAGAATCCCTTCGTTGTTCCAGCAGCTATTCACAGCAGATCTTCCGGCCCTGTGACCTAATCCACGGGGAGGTCCTGGGGAAGGGCTTCTTTGGGCAGGCTATCAAG GTGACACACAAAGCCACGGGCAAAGTGATGGTCATGAAAGAGTTAATTCGATGTGATGAGGAGACCCAGAAAACTTTTCTGACTGAG GTGAAAGTGATGCGCAGCCTGGACCACCCCAATGTGCTCAAGTTCATTGGTGTGCTGTACAAGGATAAGAAGCTGAACCTTCTGACAGAGTACATTGAGGGGGGCACACTGAAGGACTTCTTGCGCAATATG GATCCATTCCCCTGGCAGCAGAAGGTCAGGTTTGCCAAAGGAATTGCCTCTGGAATG GCCTATTTGCACTCTATGTGTATCATCCACCGGGATCTGAACTCTCACAACTGCCTCATCAAGTTG GACAAGACTGTGGTGGTGGCAGACTTTGGGCTGTCACGGCTCATAGTGGAAGAGAGGAAAAGGCCCCCCATGGAGAAGGCCACCACCAAGAAACGCACCTTGCGCAAGAACGACCGCAAGAAGCGCTACACGGTGGTGGGAAACCCCTACTGGATGGCCCCTGAGATGCTGAATG GAAAGAGCTATGATGAGACGGTGGATATCTTCTCCTTTGGGATCGTTCTCTGTGAG ATCATTGGGCAAGTGTATGCAGATCCTGACTGCCTTCCCCGAACACTGGACTTTGGCCTCAACGTGAAGCTTTTCTGGGAGAAGTTTGTTCCCACAGATTGTCCCCCAGCCTTCTTCCCCCTGGCCGCCATCTGCTGCAGACTGGAGCCTGAGAGCAG ACCAGCATTCTCAAAACTGGAGGACTCCTTTGAGGCCCTCTCCCTATACCTGGGGGAGCTGGGCATCCCGCTGCCTGCAGAGCTGGAGGAGTTGGACCACACTGTGAGCATGCAGTACGGCCTGACCCGGGACTCACCTCCCTAG
- the LIMK2 gene encoding LIM domain kinase 2 isoform X2, producing MGSYLSVPAYFTSRDPFRCSECQDSLTNWYYEKDGKLYCPKDYWGKFGEFCHGCSLLMTGPFMVAGEFKYHPECFACMSCKVIIEDGDAYALVQHATLYCGKCHNEVVLAPMFERLSTESVQDQLPYSVTLISMPATTEGRRGFSVSVESACSNYATTVQVKEVNRMHISPNNRNAIHPGDRILEINGTPVRTLQVEEVEDAISQTSQTLQLLIEHDPVSQRLDQLRLEARLAPHMQNAGHPHTLSTLDTKENLEGTLRRRSLRRSNSISRSPGPSSPKEPLLFSRDISRSESLRCSSSYSQQIFRPCDLIHGEVLGKGFFGQAIKVTHKATGKVMVMKELIRCDEETQKTFLTEVKVMRSLDHPNVLKFIGVLYKDKKLNLLTEYIEGGTLKDFLRNMDPFPWQQKVRFAKGIASGMAYLHSMCIIHRDLNSHNCLIKLDKTVVVADFGLSRLIVEERKRPPMEKATTKKRTLRKNDRKKRYTVVGNPYWMAPEMLNGKSYDETVDIFSFGIVLCEIIGQVYADPDCLPRTLDFGLNVKLFWEKFVPTDCPPAFFPLAAICCRLEPESRPAFSKLEDSFEALSLYLGELGIPLPAELEELDHTVSMQYGLTRDSPP from the exons GTGTTCAGAATGCCAGGATTCCCTCACCAACTGGTACTACGAGAAAGATGGGAAGCTCTATTGCCCCAAGGACTACTGGGGGAAGTTTGGGGAGTTCTGTCATGGGTGCTCCCTGCTGATGACAGGGCCTTTTATG GTGGCTGGGGAGTTCAAGTACCACCCAGAGTGCTTTGCCTGTATGAGCTGCAAGGTGATCATCGAGGATGGGGATGCATATGCACTGGTGCAGCACGCCACCCTCTACTG TGGGAAGTGCCACAATGAGGTGGTGCTGGCACCCATGTTTGAGAGACTCTCCACAGAGTCTGTTCAGGACCAGCTGCCCTACTCTGTCACGCTCATCTCCATGCCAGCCACCACTGAAGGCAGGCGGGGCTTCTCCGTGTCCGTGGAGAGTGCCTGCTCCAACTACGCCACCACTGTGCAAGTGAAAGA GGTCAACCGGATGCACATCAGTCCCAACAATCGCAATGCCATCCACCCTGGGGACCGCATCCTGGAGATCAATGGGACCCCGGTCCGCACACTTCAGGTGGAGGAG GTGGAGGATGCAATTAGCCAGACGAGCCAGACACTTCAGCTGTTGATTGAACATGACCCCGTCTCCCAACGCCTGGACCAGCTGCGACTGGAGGCCCGGCTCGCTCCTCACATGCAGAATGCTGGACACCCCCACACCCTCAGCACCCTGGACACCAAGGAGAATCTGGAGGGGACACTGAGGAGACGTTCCCTGAG GCGCAGTAACAGCATCTCCAGGTCCCCTGGCCCCAGCTCCCCAAAGGAGCCCCTGCTGTTCAGCCGTGACATCAGCCGCTCAGAATCCCTTCGTTGTTCCAGCAGCTATTCACAGCAGATCTTCCGGCCCTGTGACCTAATCCACGGGGAGGTCCTGGGGAAGGGCTTCTTTGGGCAGGCTATCAAG GTGACACACAAAGCCACGGGCAAAGTGATGGTCATGAAAGAGTTAATTCGATGTGATGAGGAGACCCAGAAAACTTTTCTGACTGAG GTGAAAGTGATGCGCAGCCTGGACCACCCCAATGTGCTCAAGTTCATTGGTGTGCTGTACAAGGATAAGAAGCTGAACCTTCTGACAGAGTACATTGAGGGGGGCACACTGAAGGACTTCTTGCGCAATATG GATCCATTCCCCTGGCAGCAGAAGGTCAGGTTTGCCAAAGGAATTGCCTCTGGAATG GCCTATTTGCACTCTATGTGTATCATCCACCGGGATCTGAACTCTCACAACTGCCTCATCAAGTTG GACAAGACTGTGGTGGTGGCAGACTTTGGGCTGTCACGGCTCATAGTGGAAGAGAGGAAAAGGCCCCCCATGGAGAAGGCCACCACCAAGAAACGCACCTTGCGCAAGAACGACCGCAAGAAGCGCTACACGGTGGTGGGAAACCCCTACTGGATGGCCCCTGAGATGCTGAATG GAAAGAGCTATGATGAGACGGTGGATATCTTCTCCTTTGGGATCGTTCTCTGTGAG ATCATTGGGCAAGTGTATGCAGATCCTGACTGCCTTCCCCGAACACTGGACTTTGGCCTCAACGTGAAGCTTTTCTGGGAGAAGTTTGTTCCCACAGATTGTCCCCCAGCCTTCTTCCCCCTGGCCGCCATCTGCTGCAGACTGGAGCCTGAGAGCAG ACCAGCATTCTCAAAACTGGAGGACTCCTTTGAGGCCCTCTCCCTATACCTGGGGGAGCTGGGCATCCCGCTGCCTGCAGAGCTGGAGGAGTTGGACCACACTGTGAGCATGCAGTACGGCCTGACCCGGGACTCACCTCCCTAG